A part of Solea solea chromosome 8, fSolSol10.1, whole genome shotgun sequence genomic DNA contains:
- the marveld2b gene encoding MARVEL domain-containing protein 2b translates to MSSGGVGSVSRFDRVREVPLYDQVPNDYAWPDRDFPLPPPPLRGPAQAVSLDPLPPPPLPDQAAIGPESFYPPSDDEPAEGDCDAMDIKPVRRFIPDSVKNFFRSNSGNRGSKRWSLPPPSDQPAPDSPAPSSKKSGKSRTTPGVPCSPPHSAPPSPSLPGSYWGRNGNSGASYVTSKEQDGLMLGAEALTSASAVNSNVSSQTYQERVEEYHQRYAYMKSWPGLLRILGCVQLLLGAAVFACVCAYVHKDNEWFNMYGYSGPQLFGGLGGGIGGVGGGYQYTGPKTPFVLVVAGVAWIVTVILVVLGMSMYYRTILLDSSWWPLTECTINLVLAVLFVAAGVVYVRDTTRGGMCNMPVFNNGVNGAFCRTEAGQTAAIVFLFITMVLYFISAAVCLKLWRHEAARMRKEGLAMEMKTIGSSVPLSILGPASRASETTPLPTLQPDIMDAANSVLGAPEKMLQPEILQGHIPAGHIPKPVVIADYVAKYPSIRTDEERDQYRAVFKDQYAEYKELHAEVQVMAARFEEMDKMMSDLYARPSSQMEKERINGILMEYQRKKADPTFVEKRDRCEYLKNKLSHIKQKIQEYNKVTDWNDGKEFQSDIRMPGTRHSPPPYQPGGGKHHSSRHSNPAFSNYPGDKLLHFYRWSSPPGVMKIMSIIIVIMCVAVFACVASTLAWDYDMSMMGMGMGGGLMPGAGYGSSYGGSGSYGTGYGSSYGSSYGSGYGSGYGSSYGGGTGGSYGYGGTQMDPKAGKGFIIAISGITFIAVLIIFVLVVSRQNAARSAKFYLATIVICAILAFLMIIATIVYLVAVNPTAQSTGSVYYSQIRQLCAQYQTQTQAQGIFLNQYLYHYCVVEPQEAIAIVLGFLVFVGLIILLVFAVKTRAQIRRWGEERILWEEVKVVPDGLHTSIGEWVNNVSGVPEVPLHDANDRVWGSRDYLDKLDNNKPLYLPGDSDIGSSVGAPKTRLKDYDTGAESGDDLEEEDFSALFPSIVDEHERLVYKREFDHDHQEYKDLQAELDDVNMDLAHLDKELNQQPEGSPQFLDAMSEYTRLKNFKKSPSYQIKKKRCKYLRSKLSHIKKKISEYDRRP, encoded by the exons ATGTCTTCAGGTGGAGTTGGTTCTGTCTCCAGGTTTGACCGGGTCCGGGAGGTCCCTCTTTATGACCAGGTCCCTAACGACTACGCATGGCCGGACAGGGACTTCCCGCTGCCTCCGCCTCCGCTGCGTGGACCGGCACAGGCCGTCAGCTTGGACCCGCTTCCTCCGCCGCCTCTCCCCGACCAGGCAGCCATCGGACCCGAGTCCTTCTACCCGCCCAGCGACGACGAGCCGGCAGAGGGCGACTGTGACGCCATGGACATCAAGCCGGTCCGTCGCTTCATCCCCGACTCCGTCAAGAACTTCTTCCGTAGCAACAGCGGTAACCGTGGCAGCAAGCGCTGGTCCCTCCCACCTCCGTCGGATCAGCCTGCTCCTGACTCTCCCGCACCGTCGTCCAAGAAGAGTGGCAAAAGCCGCACCACGCCGGGTGTCCCCTGCTCCCCGCCGCACTCCGCacctccctctccctcgctccccGGCTCCTACTGGGGCCGCAACGGTAACTCCGGAGCCAGCTACGTCACCAGCAAAGAGCAGGACGGGCTGATGCTCGGCGCCGAGGCGCTCACGTCTGCGTCCGCCGTCAACAGCAACGTCTCGTCGCAGACGTACCAGGAGCGCGTGGAGGAATACCACCAGCGCTACGCCTACATGAAGTCGTGGCCCGGGCTGCTGAGGATCCTGGGCTGCGTGCAGCTGCTCCTCGGCGCGGCCGTGTTCGCCTGCGTCTGCGCTTACGTTCACAAAGACAACGAGTGGTTCAACATGTACGGATACTCCGGGCCGCAGCTGTTCGGTGGACTCGGCGGAGGCATCGGTGGAGTCGGGGGCGGTTACCAGTACACGGGCCCCAAGACTCCGTTCGTCCTGGTGGTGGCCGGCGTGGCGTGGATCGTGACCGTCATTCTGGTCGTCCTCGGCATGTCCATGTACTACAGGACCATCCTCCTGGACTCGTCCTGGTGGCCGCTCACAGAGTGCACCATAAACCTGGTCCTGGCCGTGCTCTTCGTCGCCGCGGGCGTGGTCTACGTGCGGGACACCACGCGGGGGGGGATGTGCAACATGCCGGTGTTCAACAACGGCGTGAACGGCGCGTTCTGCCGCACGGAGGCGGGTCAGACGGCGGCCatcgtcttcctcttcatcaccaTGGTGCTGTACTTCATCAGCGCCGCCGTGTGTCTGAAGCTGTGGCGTCACGAGGCGGCGAGGATGAGGAAGGAGGGGCTGGCGATGGag ATGAAAACAATTGGATCATCAGTTCCTCTGTCTATA CTCGGTCCCGCCTCCAGAGCCTCAGAGACGACGCCCCTCCCCACCCTGCAGCCCGACATCATGGACGCGGCGAACAGCGTGCTCGGCGCTCCTGAGAAAATGCTGCAGCCGGAGATTCTGCAGGGTCACATTCCAGCCGGACACATCCCCAAACCTGTGGTCATCGCCGACTACGTCGC TAAATATCCCAGCATACGCACGGATGAAGAGCGGGACCAGTACAGAGCCGTGTTCAAAGACCAGTACGCCGAGTACAAGGAGCTGCACGCTGAGGTCCAGGTGATGGCCGCCAGGTTTGAGGAGATGGACAAGATGATGAGTGACCTCTACGCACGGCCGTCCAGCCAGATG gagaaggagagaatCAACGGCATTTTGATGGaatatcagaggaagaaagCT GACCCGACCTTTGTGGAGAAAAGGGACAGGTGTGAGTATCTGAAGAACAAGCTCTCTCACATCAAGCAGAAGATTCAGGAGTACAACAAGGTCACAGACTGGAACGACGGCA AAGAGTTTCAGTCGGATATCAGAATGCCGGGAACCAGACACAGCCCCCCACCGTACCAGCCTGGTGGAGGCAAACA ccacagcagcagacactCCAACCCGGCCTTTTCCAACTACCCCGGAGACAAGCTGCTCCACTTCTACCGCTGGTCATCGCCACCGGGCGTGATGAAGATCATGAGCATCATCATCGTTATCATGTGCGTGGCTGTGTTTGCCTGCGTGGCCTCCACACTGGCCTGGGACTATGACATGAGCATGATGGGGATGGGGATGGGAGGCGGACTGATGCCGGGAGCTGGTTACGGCAGCTCGTACGGCGGCAGCGGCAGTTACGGCACCGGTTATGGCTCCAGTTATGGCTCCAGTTATGGCTCAGGCTACGGCTCAGGCTACGGCAGCTCGTACGGAGGTGGCACCGGCGGTTCCTACGGCTACGGAGGAACACAAATGGACCCCAAAGCTGGCAAAGGCTTCATCATTGCCATTTCAGGCATCACATTTATTGCCGTTCTCATCATATTTGTGCTGGTGGTCTCGAGGCAGAACGCCGCCCGCTCCGCCAAGTTCTACCTGGCCACCATCGTCATCTGCGCCATCTTAGCTTTTCTGATGATCATCGCTACGATTGTGTACCTGGTGGCAGTGAACCCCACTGCTCAGTCCACGGGATCGGTGTACTACAGCCAGATCCGTCAGCTGTGTGCGCAGTACCAGACGCAGACCCAGGCTCAGGGAATCTTCCTCAACCAGTACCTGTACCACTACTGCGTGGTGGAGCCACAAGAG GCCATCGCTATCGTCCTGGGCTTCCTGGTGTTTGTCGGCCTCATCATCCTGCTGGTGTTTGCCGTAAAGACTCGAGCTCAGATCCGACGATGGGGCGAGGAGAGAATTCTCTGGGAGGAAGTGAAGGTCGTCCCAGATGGTCTACACACCAGCATCGGGGAGTGG GTGAATAATGTGTCCGGCGTTCCAGAAGTACCGCTGCATGACGCCAACGACAGAGTCTGGGGTTCCCGAGATTATCTGGACAAACTGGACAACAACAAACCTCTGTACCTGCCGGG AGATTCAGACATCGGCAGCTCTGTTGGAGCTCCGAAGACCAGACTGAAGGACTACGACACTGGTGCGGAGTCTGGAGacgacctggaggaggaggactttAGCGC GTTGTTTCCTTCCATCGTGGACGAGCACGAGCGGCTCGTCTACAAGCGGGAGTTTGACCACGACCACCAGGAGTACAAGGACCTGCAGGCCGAGCTGGACGACGTCAACATGGACCTGGCCCATCTGGACAAAGAGCTGAACCAGCAACCTGAGGGCAGTCCACAGTTtctg GACGCCATGAGTGAATACACCAGACTGAAGAATTTCAAGAAG TCTCCATCTTACCAGATCAAGAAGAAGAGGTGCAAGTATCTCAGGTCCAAACTGTCGCACATCAAGAAAAAGATCAGCGAGTACGACCGGCGACCCTGA